The following proteins are encoded in a genomic region of Brachypodium distachyon strain Bd21 chromosome 1, Brachypodium_distachyon_v3.0, whole genome shotgun sequence:
- the LOC100826002 gene encoding chymomexicain yields the protein MADVPIAVDWRSHPFILPPLDQRRCECCWALATAASIEGLYGIRTGLSLQLSAQLLVDCDDTNRGCRGGSPRKAFKWIIKNGGISKEEDYPFTAQQGECNESKKKNHAVSISGYTAVGKTEADLMKAVAAQPVVAGLALEKDNAYMKYKGGIFEGPCGPYLHAVTVIGIG from the exons ATGGCTGATGTTCCCATAGCTGTTGACTGGAGGAGCCACCCATTCATCCTGCCTCCGCTGGATCAAAGACGCTGTG AATGCTGCTGGGCATTAGCAACCGCAGCATCTATCGAGGGCCTTTATGGGATCCGGACTGGTCTATCCCTCCAGCTTTCTGCCCAGCTGCTGGTGGACTGTGATGACACCAATCGCGGCTGCCGGGGAGGTTCCCCGCGGAAGGCCTTCAAATGGATCATCAAGAACGGTGGAATTTCAAAGGAGGAGGACTACCCTTTCACTGCTCAGCAGGGTGAATGCAATGAGTCCAAGAAAAAGAACCATGCTGTCAGTATCTCTGGATACACGGCAGTCGGCAAGACAGAGGCTGATCTGATGAAGGCTGTGGCAGCCCAGCCTGTCGTGGCTGGGCTCGCCTTGGAGAAGGATAATGCCTACATGAAGTACAAGGGGGGCATCTTCGAGGGTCCTTGTGGACCTTACCTGCATGCAGTCACTGTCATCGGCATTGGATAG
- the LOC100826315 gene encoding serpin-Z1, producing MEGMAGAVRDLATLSTRLFLHLGSEKTNMAISPLSFHSVLVLLAASATGHTFAQIVSFLGSSSDAAHASLASQVASGIFAGDNGGEPYIRCALGVWVDSSFPLRHDFAKKVTSQYKAGVRAMPFQDKADEARAEINRWFEDKTDGFIRELIPQGQLDNDTIIVIGNALYLRGTWLDPFDRDDTMDGNFFLPDSDKSSCAPVRVPFMTSKNRQLISCHPGFKVLQLPYEGGGDHKFSMHIYLPDERDGLQPLVHELSSDMAGFLDSCVPAEPVQVGDFRIPRFKVSLKIEASKLLKDLGLERPFQFSYDFAGMIDCPKSLAVANVLHECIVEVNEDGTIAAASTEADMIMGFSIEGEEHVEVVDFVTDHPFLFLVKEDKTGLVLFAGQVVNPLL from the exons ATGGAGGGCATGGCTGGCGCCGTCAGGGACCTGGCCACCCTCTCCACGCGGCTCTTCCTCCACCTTGGAAGCGAAAAAACTAACATGGCCATCTCACCGTTGTCCTTCCACTCTGTGCTCGTCCTTCTCGCTGCCAGTGCCACGGGCCACACCTTTGCCCAGATCGTGTCCTTCCTGGGCTCCTCTAGCGACGCAGCGCATGCATCCCTCGCCTCTCAGGTAGCCTCTGGTATTTTCGCTGGGGACAACGGCGGGGAGCCTTACATCCGGTGCGCCCTAGGAGTTTGGGTGGACTCATCGTTCCCGCTTAGGCACGATTTTGCAAAGAAGGTCACCTCTCAGTACAAGGCCGGGGTGCGAGCCATGCCCTTCCAAGATAAG GCTGACGAGGCCAGAGCTGAGATCAACCGCTGGTTCGAGGACAAAACGGATGGCTTCATCCGAGAGCTCATTCCGCAAGGCCAGCTGGACAACGATACAATCATTGTCATCGGCAATGCGCTCTACCTGAGAGGCACATGGCTGGACCCGTTCGACCGCGATGACACCATGGACGGCAACTTCTTCTTGCCTGACAGTGACAAAAGCAGCTGCGCCCCTGTGCGCGTGCCGTTCATGACGAGCAAAAACAGACAACTTATCAGCTGCCATCCCGGCTTCAAAGTCCTGCAGCTGCCCTatgagggcggcggcgaccacaaGTTCAGCATGCACATTTATCTCCCCGATGAGCGTGATGGCTTACAGCCCTTGGTCCATGAGCTCAGCTCTGACATGGCTGGGTTCTTGGATAGCTGCGTTCCTGCAGAACCGGTCCAAGTGGGAGACTTCAGGATCCCCAGGTTCAAGGTGTCGCTCAAGATAGAGGCATCGAAACTTCTAAAGGATCTGGGGCTCGAGCGTCCGTTCCAATTTTCGTATGACTTCGCAGGGATGATTGACTGCCCCAAGTCTCTTGCGGTGGCAAACGTACTTCACGAGTGCATTGTTGAGGTCAACGAGGATGGAACCATAGCCGCTGCATCCACCGAGGCTGACATGATAATGGGCTTCTCCATCGAGGGGGAGGAGCACGTTGAAGTTGTCGACTTCGTGACGGATCACCCATTCTTGTTCCTCGTCAAGGAGGACAAGACTGGCCTAGTGCTTTTTGCAGGGCAGGTGGTCAATCCTTTGCTCTAG
- the LOC104581832 gene encoding uncharacterized protein LOC104581832 isoform X2: MAASPPPIATVDHPRLLLHGFLSPETCKELEFVHRSCGTAGYRPSVVSTSLPHLAATGCGHLLLPFVPIREQLRDAVESFFSCHFDLFVEFTGLISWCKGASIGWHSDDNKPYLRQRVFTAVCYLNNHGKDYKGGILRFQDGEPSCVVPVAGDVVIYTADSRNVHCVDEVTEGERLTVTLWFTRDSAYDEDPKLLAFLSQTSLSYEPAFQNSYIPLPASDNMYWFSYDQSGFDIRYARLHILGFIFCASSDQDSNSRSVPASEDPIELLGKPLRVGRRYDVFEKIFANSLHALQVVQFYYWKAPELAARRKQTAGGSETVCNHTIQIQQSRGMKLPLPCDHGLAQTIFGSYDNMEFAFEWSDFVLAVAMWESYSEELKRKLSTFLPFWLSNETIFVVNSSETQVYCEGNSALT, encoded by the exons ATGGccgcttccccgccgccgatTGCTACCGTGGACCACCCccgccttctcctccatgGTTTCCTCTCCCCCGAGACCTGCAAG GAGCTGGAGTTCGTGCACCGGAGCTGCGGCACGGCGGGGTACCGCCCGTCAGTGGTGTCTACGTCGCTGCCGCACCTGGCTGCCACTGGCTGCGGGCACCTCCTGCTCCCCTTCGTGCCTATCCGCGAGCAGCTCCGCGACGCCGTCGAGTCCTTCTTCTCGTGCCACTTCGACCTCTTCGTCGAATTCACCGGACTTATCAG TTGGTGCAAGGGAGCTTCTATTGGATGGCACAGTGACGACAATAAACCTTATCTTAGACAAAGAGTCTTCACG GCTGTGTGCTACTTGAACAATCATGGAAAGGACTATAAGGGTGGAATTTTGCGGTTTCAGGATGGGGAACCCTCCTGTGTTGTTCCAGTTGCTGGT GATGTTGTCATCTATACTGCTGACAGTCGTAATGTCCACTGTGTAGATGAG GTCACTGAAGGTGAAAGGCTCACCGTTACTCTTTGGTTCACCAGAGATAGTGCCTATgatgaagatccaaagctcctTGCTTTTCTCTCCCAGACATCATTGAGCTATGAGCCAGCTTTTCAGAATTCTTACATTCCTTTACCAGCCTCGGATAACATGTACTGGTTTTCCTATGATCAGTCTGGTTTTGATATACGATATGCTAGATTGCACATTCTTGGATTTATTTTCTGTGCAAGCAGTGACCAAGACAGTAACAGTAGATCTGTTCCAGCATCTGAAGACCCTATAGAGTTGCTTGGGAAGCCACTACGAGTTGGGAGGAGATACGATGTCTTCGAGAAGATATTTGCCAACAGCTTACATGCTCTTCAG GTGGTGCAGTTCTACTACTGGAAAGCACCTGAGTTGGCAGCAAGGAGAAAACAGACTGCTGGTGGTTCAGAAACAGTTTGCAATCATACTATACAAATACAACAATCAAGAGGAATGAAACTACCATTGCCGTGCGACCATGGCCTTGCACAAACCATATTTGGATCTTATGACAATATGGAGTTTGCTTTTGAATGGAGCGATTTTGTGTTAGCAGTTGCTATGTGGGAGAGTTATTCAGAAGAATTGAAGAGAAAGTTGTCAACATTTCTGCCCTTTTGGCTGTCCAATGaaacaatttttgttgttaatTCCTCCGAAACCCAGGTATATTGTGAAGGGAATTCAGCACTGACCTGA
- the LOC104581832 gene encoding uncharacterized protein LOC104581832 isoform X1, translated as MAASPPPIATVDHPRLLLHGFLSPETCKELEFVHRSCGTAGYRPSVVSTSLPHLAATGCGHLLLPFVPIREQLRDAVESFFSCHFDLFVEFTGLISWCKGASIGWHSDDNKPYLRQRVFTAVCYLNNHGKDYKGGILRFQDGEPSCVVPVAGVSSTHTDVVIYTADSRNVHCVDEVTEGERLTVTLWFTRDSAYDEDPKLLAFLSQTSLSYEPAFQNSYIPLPASDNMYWFSYDQSGFDIRYARLHILGFIFCASSDQDSNSRSVPASEDPIELLGKPLRVGRRYDVFEKIFANSLHALQVVQFYYWKAPELAARRKQTAGGSETVCNHTIQIQQSRGMKLPLPCDHGLAQTIFGSYDNMEFAFEWSDFVLAVAMWESYSEELKRKLSTFLPFWLSNETIFVVNSSETQVYCEGNSALT; from the exons ATGGccgcttccccgccgccgatTGCTACCGTGGACCACCCccgccttctcctccatgGTTTCCTCTCCCCCGAGACCTGCAAG GAGCTGGAGTTCGTGCACCGGAGCTGCGGCACGGCGGGGTACCGCCCGTCAGTGGTGTCTACGTCGCTGCCGCACCTGGCTGCCACTGGCTGCGGGCACCTCCTGCTCCCCTTCGTGCCTATCCGCGAGCAGCTCCGCGACGCCGTCGAGTCCTTCTTCTCGTGCCACTTCGACCTCTTCGTCGAATTCACCGGACTTATCAG TTGGTGCAAGGGAGCTTCTATTGGATGGCACAGTGACGACAATAAACCTTATCTTAGACAAAGAGTCTTCACG GCTGTGTGCTACTTGAACAATCATGGAAAGGACTATAAGGGTGGAATTTTGCGGTTTCAGGATGGGGAACCCTCCTGTGTTGTTCCAGTTGCTGGTGTAAGCAGCACACACACA GATGTTGTCATCTATACTGCTGACAGTCGTAATGTCCACTGTGTAGATGAG GTCACTGAAGGTGAAAGGCTCACCGTTACTCTTTGGTTCACCAGAGATAGTGCCTATgatgaagatccaaagctcctTGCTTTTCTCTCCCAGACATCATTGAGCTATGAGCCAGCTTTTCAGAATTCTTACATTCCTTTACCAGCCTCGGATAACATGTACTGGTTTTCCTATGATCAGTCTGGTTTTGATATACGATATGCTAGATTGCACATTCTTGGATTTATTTTCTGTGCAAGCAGTGACCAAGACAGTAACAGTAGATCTGTTCCAGCATCTGAAGACCCTATAGAGTTGCTTGGGAAGCCACTACGAGTTGGGAGGAGATACGATGTCTTCGAGAAGATATTTGCCAACAGCTTACATGCTCTTCAG GTGGTGCAGTTCTACTACTGGAAAGCACCTGAGTTGGCAGCAAGGAGAAAACAGACTGCTGGTGGTTCAGAAACAGTTTGCAATCATACTATACAAATACAACAATCAAGAGGAATGAAACTACCATTGCCGTGCGACCATGGCCTTGCACAAACCATATTTGGATCTTATGACAATATGGAGTTTGCTTTTGAATGGAGCGATTTTGTGTTAGCAGTTGCTATGTGGGAGAGTTATTCAGAAGAATTGAAGAGAAAGTTGTCAACATTTCTGCCCTTTTGGCTGTCCAATGaaacaatttttgttgttaatTCCTCCGAAACCCAGGTATATTGTGAAGGGAATTCAGCACTGACCTGA
- the LOC104581832 gene encoding prolyl 3-hydroxylase 1 isoform X3 → MAASPPPIATVDHPRLLLHGFLSPETCKELEFVHRSCGTAGYRPSVVSTSLPHLAATGCGHLLLPFVPIREQLRDAVESFFSCHFDLFVEFTGLISWCKGASIGWHSDDNKPYLRQRVFTAVCYLNNHGKDYKGGILRFQDGEPSCVVPVAGVSSTHTDVVIYTADSRNVHCVDEVTEGERLTVTLWFTRDSAYDEDPKLLAFLSQTSLSYEPAFQNSYIPLPASDNIDQDSNSRSVPASEDPIELLGKPLRVGRRYDVFEKIFANSLHALQVVQFYYWKAPELAARRKQTAGGSETVCNHTIQIQQSRGMKLPLPCDHGLAQTIFGSYDNMEFAFEWSDFVLAVAMWESYSEELKRKLSTFLPFWLSNETIFVVNSSETQVYCEGNSALT, encoded by the exons ATGGccgcttccccgccgccgatTGCTACCGTGGACCACCCccgccttctcctccatgGTTTCCTCTCCCCCGAGACCTGCAAG GAGCTGGAGTTCGTGCACCGGAGCTGCGGCACGGCGGGGTACCGCCCGTCAGTGGTGTCTACGTCGCTGCCGCACCTGGCTGCCACTGGCTGCGGGCACCTCCTGCTCCCCTTCGTGCCTATCCGCGAGCAGCTCCGCGACGCCGTCGAGTCCTTCTTCTCGTGCCACTTCGACCTCTTCGTCGAATTCACCGGACTTATCAG TTGGTGCAAGGGAGCTTCTATTGGATGGCACAGTGACGACAATAAACCTTATCTTAGACAAAGAGTCTTCACG GCTGTGTGCTACTTGAACAATCATGGAAAGGACTATAAGGGTGGAATTTTGCGGTTTCAGGATGGGGAACCCTCCTGTGTTGTTCCAGTTGCTGGTGTAAGCAGCACACACACA GATGTTGTCATCTATACTGCTGACAGTCGTAATGTCCACTGTGTAGATGAG GTCACTGAAGGTGAAAGGCTCACCGTTACTCTTTGGTTCACCAGAGATAGTGCCTATgatgaagatccaaagctcctTGCTTTTCTCTCCCAGACATCATTGAGCTATGAGCCAGCTTTTCAGAATTCTTACATTCCTTTACCAGCCTCGGATAACAT TGACCAAGACAGTAACAGTAGATCTGTTCCAGCATCTGAAGACCCTATAGAGTTGCTTGGGAAGCCACTACGAGTTGGGAGGAGATACGATGTCTTCGAGAAGATATTTGCCAACAGCTTACATGCTCTTCAG GTGGTGCAGTTCTACTACTGGAAAGCACCTGAGTTGGCAGCAAGGAGAAAACAGACTGCTGGTGGTTCAGAAACAGTTTGCAATCATACTATACAAATACAACAATCAAGAGGAATGAAACTACCATTGCCGTGCGACCATGGCCTTGCACAAACCATATTTGGATCTTATGACAATATGGAGTTTGCTTTTGAATGGAGCGATTTTGTGTTAGCAGTTGCTATGTGGGAGAGTTATTCAGAAGAATTGAAGAGAAAGTTGTCAACATTTCTGCCCTTTTGGCTGTCCAATGaaacaatttttgttgttaatTCCTCCGAAACCCAGGTATATTGTGAAGGGAATTCAGCACTGACCTGA
- the LOC100829740 gene encoding purple acid phosphatase 17 isoform X2, whose translation MARSRAPMAAFLALLAVAAGVAAAELTRVEHPAKNDGSLSLLVVGDWGRKGNYNQSRVAEQMGKIGEKLDIDFVVSTGDNFYENGLTGVHDQQFEESFTNIYTAKSLQKPWYLVLGNHDYRGDALAQLSPVLQKLDERFFCMRSFIVNAEIVDIFFIDTTPFQLKYWTHPKDSHYDWREVAPRETYIADLLKDMDKEMKKSTAKWKIAIGHHTMRSVSDHGDTKELLQLLLPVLKVNGIDFYINGHDHCLEHISSKDSPIQYFTSGGGSKAWRGVYQPNDDNLQFFYDGQGFMSLQLNQDQADFIFYDVSGNILYQWSSSKISHLQPSIYVTEK comes from the exons aTGGCGAGAAGCCGCGCTCCGATGGCCGCGTTCCTCGCGCTCCTGGCCGTTGCCGCTGGTGTCGCCGCGGCCGAGCTCACCCGGGTGGAGCACCCGGCCAAGAACGACGGGTCGCTGAGCctgctcgtcgtcggcgaCTGGGGCCGGAAGGGCAATTACAACCAGTCCAGGGTCGCCGAGCAG ATGGGGAAGATTGGGGAGAAGCTGGACATCGACTTCGTGGTCTCCACCGGGGACAACTTCTACGAGAACGGCCTCACGGGCGTCCATGACCAGCAGTTTGAAGAATCCTTCACCAATATCTACACCGCCAAGAGCTTGCAGAAGCCGTGGTACCTCG TCCTAGGGAATCATGACTACAGGGGTGATGCGCTAGCACAGCTTAGCCCAGTCTTGCAGAAGCTCGATGAGAGATTCTTTTGCATGAGATCATTCATTGTTAATGCAG AAATTGTGGATATCTTCTTCATCGACACCACCCCATTTCAACTCAAGTACTGGACTCACCCAAAGGACAGTCACTACGACTGGAGAGAAGTGGCACCTCGAGAAACATACATAGCTGATCTGCTGAAG GATATGGACAAGGAGATGAAGAAATCAACTGCAAAGTGGAAGATTGCTATTGGCCATCATACCATGAGGAGTGTCAGTGACCACGGGGACACCAAGGAGCTACTGCAATTGCTTCTTCCCGTCCTCAAG GTTAACGGCATTGACTTCTATATCAATGGGCACGACCACTGCCTGGAACACATTAGCAGTAAAGACAG TCCAATCCAATACTTCACTAGTGGAGGTGGTTCAAAAGCATGGCGAGGGGTCTACCAGCCAAATGATGATAATCTCCAGTTCTTTTATGATGGACAAGGGTTCATGTCCCTCCAGCTAAACCAGGACCAAGCTGACTTCATCTTTTATGATGTTTCTGGGAACATCTTGTACCAGTGGAGCTCAAGTAAAATAAGCCACCTCCAGCCCTCCATCTATGTCACTGAAAAATGA
- the LOC100829740 gene encoding purple acid phosphatase 17 isoform X1 has protein sequence MPNGVCVPQCFSKKNTIACLLAIARQLTNQNQVHVTTNLPCPSPSGHRSIPMARSRAPMAAFLALLAVAAGVAAAELTRVEHPAKNDGSLSLLVVGDWGRKGNYNQSRVAEQMGKIGEKLDIDFVVSTGDNFYENGLTGVHDQQFEESFTNIYTAKSLQKPWYLVLGNHDYRGDALAQLSPVLQKLDERFFCMRSFIVNAEIVDIFFIDTTPFQLKYWTHPKDSHYDWREVAPRETYIADLLKDMDKEMKKSTAKWKIAIGHHTMRSVSDHGDTKELLQLLLPVLKVNGIDFYINGHDHCLEHISSKDSPIQYFTSGGGSKAWRGVYQPNDDNLQFFYDGQGFMSLQLNQDQADFIFYDVSGNILYQWSSSKISHLQPSIYVTEK, from the exons ATGCCTAATGGTGTATGCGTGCCCCAGTGTTTCTCGAAGAAAAACACtattgcttgcttgcttgcgaTTGCAAGGCAGCTAACCAACCAGAACCAAGTGCATGTAACCACTAACTTGCCCTG CCCTTCGCCATCCggccatcgatcgatccccaTGGCGAGAAGCCGCGCTCCGATGGCCGCGTTCCTCGCGCTCCTGGCCGTTGCCGCTGGTGTCGCCGCGGCCGAGCTCACCCGGGTGGAGCACCCGGCCAAGAACGACGGGTCGCTGAGCctgctcgtcgtcggcgaCTGGGGCCGGAAGGGCAATTACAACCAGTCCAGGGTCGCCGAGCAG ATGGGGAAGATTGGGGAGAAGCTGGACATCGACTTCGTGGTCTCCACCGGGGACAACTTCTACGAGAACGGCCTCACGGGCGTCCATGACCAGCAGTTTGAAGAATCCTTCACCAATATCTACACCGCCAAGAGCTTGCAGAAGCCGTGGTACCTCG TCCTAGGGAATCATGACTACAGGGGTGATGCGCTAGCACAGCTTAGCCCAGTCTTGCAGAAGCTCGATGAGAGATTCTTTTGCATGAGATCATTCATTGTTAATGCAG AAATTGTGGATATCTTCTTCATCGACACCACCCCATTTCAACTCAAGTACTGGACTCACCCAAAGGACAGTCACTACGACTGGAGAGAAGTGGCACCTCGAGAAACATACATAGCTGATCTGCTGAAG GATATGGACAAGGAGATGAAGAAATCAACTGCAAAGTGGAAGATTGCTATTGGCCATCATACCATGAGGAGTGTCAGTGACCACGGGGACACCAAGGAGCTACTGCAATTGCTTCTTCCCGTCCTCAAG GTTAACGGCATTGACTTCTATATCAATGGGCACGACCACTGCCTGGAACACATTAGCAGTAAAGACAG TCCAATCCAATACTTCACTAGTGGAGGTGGTTCAAAAGCATGGCGAGGGGTCTACCAGCCAAATGATGATAATCTCCAGTTCTTTTATGATGGACAAGGGTTCATGTCCCTCCAGCTAAACCAGGACCAAGCTGACTTCATCTTTTATGATGTTTCTGGGAACATCTTGTACCAGTGGAGCTCAAGTAAAATAAGCCACCTCCAGCCCTCCATCTATGTCACTGAAAAATGA
- the LOC100829740 gene encoding purple acid phosphatase 17 isoform X3 translates to MGKIGEKLDIDFVVSTGDNFYENGLTGVHDQQFEESFTNIYTAKSLQKPWYLVLGNHDYRGDALAQLSPVLQKLDERFFCMRSFIVNAEIVDIFFIDTTPFQLKYWTHPKDSHYDWREVAPRETYIADLLKDMDKEMKKSTAKWKIAIGHHTMRSVSDHGDTKELLQLLLPVLKVNGIDFYINGHDHCLEHISSKDSPIQYFTSGGGSKAWRGVYQPNDDNLQFFYDGQGFMSLQLNQDQADFIFYDVSGNILYQWSSSKISHLQPSIYVTEK, encoded by the exons ATGGGGAAGATTGGGGAGAAGCTGGACATCGACTTCGTGGTCTCCACCGGGGACAACTTCTACGAGAACGGCCTCACGGGCGTCCATGACCAGCAGTTTGAAGAATCCTTCACCAATATCTACACCGCCAAGAGCTTGCAGAAGCCGTGGTACCTCG TCCTAGGGAATCATGACTACAGGGGTGATGCGCTAGCACAGCTTAGCCCAGTCTTGCAGAAGCTCGATGAGAGATTCTTTTGCATGAGATCATTCATTGTTAATGCAG AAATTGTGGATATCTTCTTCATCGACACCACCCCATTTCAACTCAAGTACTGGACTCACCCAAAGGACAGTCACTACGACTGGAGAGAAGTGGCACCTCGAGAAACATACATAGCTGATCTGCTGAAG GATATGGACAAGGAGATGAAGAAATCAACTGCAAAGTGGAAGATTGCTATTGGCCATCATACCATGAGGAGTGTCAGTGACCACGGGGACACCAAGGAGCTACTGCAATTGCTTCTTCCCGTCCTCAAG GTTAACGGCATTGACTTCTATATCAATGGGCACGACCACTGCCTGGAACACATTAGCAGTAAAGACAG TCCAATCCAATACTTCACTAGTGGAGGTGGTTCAAAAGCATGGCGAGGGGTCTACCAGCCAAATGATGATAATCTCCAGTTCTTTTATGATGGACAAGGGTTCATGTCCCTCCAGCTAAACCAGGACCAAGCTGACTTCATCTTTTATGATGTTTCTGGGAACATCTTGTACCAGTGGAGCTCAAGTAAAATAAGCCACCTCCAGCCCTCCATCTATGTCACTGAAAAATGA